In the genome of Arachis hypogaea cultivar Tifrunner chromosome 9, arahy.Tifrunner.gnm2.J5K5, whole genome shotgun sequence, the window TATGTAATAACGAAAGAACCAACAAAAATATCTACTATACATAATGAGGATATTAGAAAAAAGTTggtatacatttttttttcttgcaaaataatttttatttaattaatctcaaatttaatatctaatttataaaaaaagtggATTAATACTCACATTAATTAGtatctattaatatattaatcataaaaaagaaaaagaaaaggaatctgGCGTGCATATTGCTTTCACGCCTTAACAGAAAATACTGAAAGCGATGCCATGCCAtgcatttcaatttttcttttactttttcttcttaaaaaaaaaaagcaaaaggtaCCATAACTTGAAGCAAAAGCAAACCCAATGTTACACAGAACCACAAACTTTCCACTAAATTCTACAGTTAATTAATTACACAAACAAAATCAAACTAGTAGTAAGTTCCATTCAAGGATCCACAAAATACATTAATCAACATAGAACACTACATCCCTAAACACAAACCTTGTGATTAAGGAAACACAAGATACATAGAATTCTGTTTTTGTGTCTCTGTATTTTGTGTCGTGTTCTAATACCAAACACTTACATACCTAGCATGCATTGATGAGATATTTAGAGAAGGAGTGGCACGTCGGGGTGGGAGATACCGTAGCCCATTGTGGTGAATGGAAAGCCAAGGTGGTTTTCAGGGCTGAAATCTTCGGCGAGGACGGTTTGCGCCGCATCCCGGAAAACATAGAACACCGAGGAGATAATCATCAAGAAGCATGTGGTGATTGGCACCATGTTTTAGTTTAAGAGCCTCAAAATGAAGAGAAGAGAAGCTAGCTAGCTAGCTTGCTTTGGAACCTTGATTCTAAAGTGTATAACTGTATTGTAATATTATAGTATGCGAGCACATACAAATTGGGAAATCAGTTTGGTTTGGTGGGTAAATGACGTTAAGTGATGAAAGGAAATGAGGACAAGAATGGAAACTTCCTTGGAGAGAGAGCAAAAAGCAAAAGCTAATAATATAAtacttataatatatatatttacatgaatttcactttagagaattGAATATTGGAAAGACTTGGAAGCATGAAAAACAGAGGGTTTGGACTCTAATAGTTTCTTGGAGAATTCCCATGAGAAGCTGCAAACTATAATCATATTTTGTCGCCCAAATTGGTCATCATCATAAGCTGAAGTGTGTGTGCCAAGGGACTTTATAAATCATTTTGCTTTTGTACTCATCTCTTCATTATTGCAACCTTCTCATGATTTGTCACAAAACATGTTGCTTCTTACTCATCATCACCAACAATCATACTGGATGTGATGAAAATTACATTTTATACCAATTTATATCATATAAAATATCTATatattaattcaaaatataataaaaaaaatttaaaattctctcGGTAAAATTATATACGATTACTTAAAATGCTAGAATGCTGATTTTATAAAGTGTGATTTCACATCATATAaaaatttttctcatttttttatttagtctTACGTAGATATTGTGTAGTGTGAGGTTACCCTTTATAAAATTAActgaaataaaaaattgaaaagttaTATTTTcaaatgtttgagtctttgagtcAAAAAGGTGTTGATCGTGTCACTAGGAATATATGAATTATTCACATTCAATTTTCTTAACTGGAAAAGATTCTTGCAGTGTCATTCGAGTTGCAATATATTTTCTAAGAAATTGTGAAATTGGTCCGTTCCACACAAAAATGCTCCTACACTTTTATTCCCACGAATGATTAAATTAAAGGAGAAAGGGAATTCAAACAGCACATTCCTTAAAAAAAAGTAAACTAAAAATGATAGTATAAATGGTGATAAAGAACCTTACACATTCATACAAGAAAAATATATCTAGGGTTAGGGATGGCAAAAATCCCCAGCGGGGCGGGTATCCGCGGGGATTTACCCGTCACGTGGCGGATATGGGGACGATTTTGTACCCGCGGAAACGGGGGACGGGGCCCCGTATATTAAACGGGGCGGGGGCGGGGATAGAGGTCCCCGCCCCGTGGAGACCCGTTTAAACTCCGTTTATGTAAAAAGACTAGAATACCCCATTTGTGTGTACTATGATTTTGTTAagcatttgttataattattgaattaagttaaatataatttatatgattataattaaGCATTTGTTATCATCTTcattatctttatttgctttttctATTATAATTACTGTGATTTGGATAagcatttgttataattattctaaaatttttattattttactgattttgaatttttggttaaGCATTTGAGTGCTATACATGTAATTCATAATATTAAAGTAGATATTGATGTaagtaaaatactaaattatatacaatacactattttttaaatttttttctaatttttttcaatttttattatttttttataaaaatccgcGGATATCCGCGGAGACCCGGGTCCCCGGCGGATATGGGGCCCCCGTTACCCGTCACGGGGatggggcggggacggggacGGATAATGGAAGCGGGGGCGGGGGGCGGGGGACATGTCCCCGCCCCCAtggggacccgttgccatccctatcTAGGGTCAACGTATATCTCAACCTGCTAACATTAAAAAAGAAGTTTTTGGTCgaatctcttttttcttttggttgttggttttggtcgAATCTTGataacactaaaactttaaacttGAGTTTCTAATGGGCTTATTAACGATCTGTTGGTCAAAAGTGAGCCCAATAAGCCCATTCTACCCACTATACATATGTAAGTACACTAACTAATGGGCTTATTTCGATTTCATGCATGCTCTTCCACCTATATATCTGGCCTAGCCCTTTTCCTTTTAACAAGTTTaggacaataaaataataaacttgGTTTGTACGTCCAAAACATATTTATGGTTTGAGAAATCATCTTGGgatctgaccaaaaaaaaaatcatcttgGGTGCCTTGAATAGTTAGTTCACTTGTCCATTTTAACaagtgttaaaaatttaaatttcatctTGTGTatgaaataatttatttaacaGAGATAAACTATTAAATGAAGTTCTAATCCTTGACTCCAAAAAAAATCTCTAATCAACAACGAATTAGTTCTTATTTGTTTGATtagaaaataatgtaaaaaaaaactttatttgaGATCTTCAAGGTTCAACTTACTTCATCTATGTCTCCGCCATAATAAAATATATGGAtgctgtaaaataaataaacaaaaaatataaatataaaataaaaaatataaaattctagtATTAATGTTCACTAATATAATTATCTTCATATAATAGAAATGATAtatattttcatataataaaaatgatatatatatatatatatatatatatatatatatatatatatatatatataaaagtaggaTCATatgtaaaaagagaaaaaagtataaaaaaaaaagaatattattattGATTGTTACTGTTGTGCATTTTTTTACCCCGTATATATTTTTATAGGTATATAAGAGTTTActtttcaaattatattaatattattttgtttataacTTGCTTCTTTTAATATAGTAAAACAGCCGCCCATATTAATAGTCATCCACATTATATCCTTATCTTAACAATGGATATATAGTTGAATTCCAAACATGAAAATTGATTTATATTTCATATCAATTCATATTCCACATGTTTGATTTCAAATACTATAAcacctaattttttaaaaaatttgaaaaaatgggACCAATGTGCAATTACCAACATATATTATAGCGGTGAGATTGTCATGAATCATCACAAGTCATTTTCAATTTTGAATGTCCGCCTCATAAATGCTGCCCAAGACTAGACTTTGCCTAAGGACTCATATTACCAAGGAATAATTAAGTGAAAATGAAAGTTACTTTCCTTCAAAACATAGCATGaaaattgtgccttagcttccacatgtggcaatagcctcaattTCTATGTTGTAATCAATGTTAATTGACTTATGGAAGCATGCTTAAAAGTTATCCATGGCTTCCTAAATCCTAAACAGTTCcctatggtaaaaaaaaaaaaattctaagaaaATGGAAATAGAGGCAAGAGTGAAATCATGTGGAATCCCATGACCTAGCAAGATAGGTTAAGAGAGAGAAAAGTCGCCTAacatgatactttactctaaatcaTATTTATACCATTTTTTgtatatttctttttatataaaaaatatatattttaattttttcccaCTTTTTATAAACCACTTTTAATATCAAaagtgaaaaatataaaaaaaaaacaaaaatagtttATGTAATATTCATCTAATTTTGGTAACCAAAATATAGTAGTTTTCAATAGGAGTGTACATGGTCCAATCCAATTCGAAGATCCGGTCTGGACCCGAATATTGTAGGAATTAATTTTGTGTGATTTTACTGGGTTTAGGGTTGAACCCGAGTCTTAAAAATAAACCCAACTATTATGTAGGGTCGGGTACGAGTCAAAACAAACCTGATTTCACCTAACCTATGTGCACGCTAAGggaactaaaaaatatatatatgttttaaattaattctaatattatattatattaattataaatttattgctTTATTTTTAGTCATatttgttgaattagaaaataaataaaaaaacatcaaattaaaatttatgaacaaattcaaaatcaaatatggatatcaacttttcggtaataatttttttttttttataattattgtcaAAGCTTTAGAGACAAATGTTTCAGTTTGAACCCGATATAATTgtgattcaaaaatatttaaatttcatctGTTTATAATCTAAAAAATAGACCCAAAACAAATGTTTCAGTTTGAACTCGATATAATTGactcaaaaatatttaaatttcatctGTTTATAATCTAAAAAATAGACCCAATATATATTTAAAACCAAATCTAAATTAGGACAATTTCGATTTTATCCGACCTATACTTACATCCTTAGTTTTCAACCCCTCACTGGGAAAACCGAAAAAGGGTTCCAAGGAAGCACTCTAACTGAATGAGCCTGATAAAAAAATACTTGctttttaaaccctttttcttGTCAGTAGATGGAATAATGCTTGTTTTAACCCTAAATATTAAATTAAGGTAATTGACGTGTGGTCCTATATTAACAAAAGGTAACGGATTAGTAGGCCAATTAAAATGTGGTTGATAAAAGTAGGAAGCAGTGACCAGCAAGATATATTATTGAACTAGTACTAGATTATCATGCAAATAGTATTCTTACTTATACTTTTTAGAAAGTGCATGTACTCCCTACATTAATACAATACATTATAGTAGGATATCTTATACATAGTCTGAAACCACATGGAGTAGGTTCATAACACATTTGTAATTTGATTCTCTAACAATGCTGATTATCATGAAAATTGATAAATGAATTTgtgcaaataaaataaaggttttccataaatatataatgagaaCAAAGATGACAGAAGAGAATAACAAAAGAAGACAGATGGCATGACACACACTAAAGGGAATACACAGAGGAAAGTGCAAAAGGCCTCCCTCCCCCACTGTCATGAAAGGGACTTTTTTAAATCTACACTTATCCACAAATCTTCTTCATACACCACCAAATTTAGAGAGATAACTAATTCAAAGAGAGAgggttaaaataaaataaaatataaatataaatagaaaaatacaatagCACAATAATCAAGCACTTGCATTGCATTGTTGATCATTCATTAATCAAACTTAGACATTGGGGTTGCTCCTGAATGATCCAAGAGCCTTAGCTGCTCCTGCCCTTAAGATGAATTGGTGGTAGAAGGCTGCAATGGCTGCTCCAATGAATGGTCCAACCCAGAAGATCCACTGACCAAAACATAACATACAAACAAACTTAGTTTTACACAGTCGTACAATCACACAGTCGCAACCGAATATTATAAATGTTGATTATACTCACATGGTCATCCCATGGCTTGGATTTGTTGTAGATAACAGCAGCACCAAGACTCCTAGCAGGGTTGATGCCGGTGCCGGTGACCGGGATGGTAGCCAAGTGAACCATGAACACAGCAAATCCAATGGGAAGTGGTGCCAAAACCTTTAAGAGAATTGCACGATATACACAATCATAATAAGCAATTTGATGTGATTGACGTTCCAAACACATGAATCCAAATCCAAATTattcagaaaaacaaagaatatataaatttaagtagGGGACAACATGGGCCATGCCTAACATGTGAAGCCCataattttttttcatctttatttATTGGAGAATCTTGTAAAGTGTTTGAAGGTGAATACAAATACAACAACACAAGATGGTATTTGCCAGCTTTCGGAAAATGACGTGAGAATCATGAACAATTATGAACCAATTTTAATCTTAGGCCTTAAGACATTAGTACTAGTTATTTATTTACCTTACCATTTGTTAACAAAGATATGGTTTGCTTTCAAGGAACAAGATAGAATAGTCACAAATTCATAATAGTaataaagtatatatattttttcttttttctgaggTTGGGATGAAATTATTAATTGTGTGACGTTATTTCATAATGTTTGGGACATGAAATTCAACCACCACAAAATTCATTGTCAAAAAGAAGGTAAATGGGGGACCCCTCACCCCATGGTTCCATACTTCATTAGCACCATCATTTCATTTGCGAAATTATGGTGAAGGAAAAGATAAAAGCTTTATTCATGGCTCGTATCTCATGAATATATCAATTCAAAGCAATATCCCACTAACAAATGAATTATGGCACTTCTTTTATATagcaaaaaactaaaacaaaagcaGGGACTAAAAGTAATCATGGAACTGAACACTAACGAGTTTTTTCATGAGAATGAAACTTGAACTAATTTTATGAGAGTCGGTTGGATAAGTcatgataataatattaaaagtaattatattaGCCGTACAAGTAATTAAGTAATAAATAAGTGAATATAAAGTGGGTGCCCTAAGTCCTAACAACATAGATATATGATGCAGTTAATAATTGTGAAACAGGGTAAATAATTGAACGGGTAGTTAATATTTGAAATAATTGACACAATTCAACAGGAGTAGGCATGTGAATTTAGCTAACAAACAAAACAACATGATTTTGATACATCCAAAGATGTATTAAATGTTATAGTTTGTTATTTACCGTTGACATAAAAATAATATGACAAGAAAAGGAGTAAAATGGGCAGAAGAAAACATACAGGGACATGAGAGTCTCTGGCATTTCTCTTGGGATCGGTGGCGGAGAACACGGTGTAGaccaaaacaaaggtaccaatgATCTCAGCACCCAAACCGGTGCCCTTGCTGTAACCGTCGGCGAGGGAGTTGGCGCCGCCGCCGTACCTGACGTAGAGGGATGTCTGGAAGGCCTTGACCAAGCCAACACCGCAGATAGCACCCAAGCACTGAGCCACCATATACAATATTGCTCTTATCAACGACACCTTGCGCGCCAAGAACAACCCGAACGTCACTGCCGGGTTGATGTGTCCTCCTGCATGTCCACCAActcaattatttactttttttttttaattaattcaaacCAACCCACAGCACCTTTGCAGAATGCACACTACTCTTCTCAGAAACATTAATGCTCTCTTCCGTATCTCTTGTCTTTTTccaccttttttttcttttcttttataacATGTATATACTTTGGTGTGCTTGTTTAAGTAGAGGAGTGAGCTAATTATTCTGTTAactaagttatttttttttgttatatatttgaataaatGAAAAGAGTAGTAATAAAAGAGAAGAGATCTGAGGAGGAGACCTGAGATGCCGGCGGTGCAGTAAACAAGGATGAAAATCATGCCGCCAAAGGCCCAAGCAATGCCAAGAATGCCAACGCCGCCGCACATATCACCGCCGGCTTTGGGGTCGCTCTGGCTCTTGTAGCCAATGACGGTGAGGACGGTGATGTAGAGGAAGAGGAGGGTGGCAATGAACTCAGCAATGAGAGCTCTATAGAAAGACCACTTGGTGAGCTCCTCGGCGTCGATGAGGGGTGCGGGTGGTGGGTCATGGTAGTCCTTGCCGGAGAAAGAGCCTCTCTCGGTAACTTCAAGGTCCTTCGTCATTTCTTGGGTTTCTCAAAATTGAGATAAGAAAGAAAGTGATGAGATGGGTAAGTGTGTGTGAGAGAGTGCGCAGAGAACAGGGGTATATATGCTGCTCATTACTCACCACAtcatcatctctttctatttttttattttttattttttgtcaattctctttcttttctttttgttgtttaTTAGCTTAAACACATGTATTATAAAAACAGCCATCTATCCCATTTGGCTTGCTACACCTCATTACATCACTAATTTATTTGAGGTAAAAATTCGGGTGtagtcgatttcacgtgaagttgacagTTAAGaactgttagatgaaaatttgtatcaacttcacgtgaagtcgactgtacTTGAGTTTCCacttttatttaaataactattaaaaattctaatattattttatatatcctatttattgtatttatatttattaaagataattaaatatgtcatattatttgacaatattttattctaaacatactattttaataattataatataaataatattttataaaaatgttagTTTTAGAAAATCGAGGTAGAGAGTAGAGACAGTGACTTGACTCAATATTTTAGTAACTATTTTTTTGGTATTATTCATAGTTTATTTACTTTACCGACGTGGATAATTTTATTGCGGGTAGTTTAAGATGGTTATGTCTATTTATtatacttaaaattataatataatatgaaattagtgtttaattatgttaatacttaatagtatgaaaaaaaaataatattatccctTGATGAAGTTACCTAATGGTACAAAAAATCAACATATATATACATTTCTCATtgcatgaaataaattaaaatagttattatttttataaatatttttttttgcagtAATACCATATCACTcagttattttaataattaaatttaattaaatttattcaatAACTTATTAACACAATAAAAATTACTCACATGTGCGTATAAATATACACctttttttcctaaaaaataattaaatttattaattacaaaataatatGTTCATTCATTTTCTTGCCCATACGAAGTCAGCAAATTTTCCTGATCATCTAAGTTTCTTAATTATTCTTTAAAATTGAATTCTGTATttgcataattaaaaatttaaaattgcaaCCACAACATATTAgttttagcatttattattattattatttaaaaaaatcacatttatttACATAGctgtgaataaaataaaataataagtataTCACATTATTACTTAAAAAAAGATTGTGTGTCCTCTATTAAATTTCAATttgattaatgcaatttgaaggTGAACAAGATAGCACTAATTATTTGCCCTAATTTTCTTAGGGTTTGGTGTGGTTTTTGCTTTCACCGACCGTCCACCACCTCACCACTTCGCCacccttctactcccttctttttcatttgtCAATTTTTATTACAAGTTTTTGTCATTTTATTGTGTCTTCAGAATCTAATCTTAGAAGAGTAGGTTGGCTACTTAATTTGCCTTGCACTCACGGGTAATGTAACTTTTCAGCTTCCGCAACTTGTTCATTATTCTACAATTtaattcttttcatttcacacttctttcatatatatttacatatttttaatttactttCGGTGATTTAATTTGTACTGGACTGTTGACACTCATGTGAAACAAGTAGTTCTTATGTGaagaaaaataatcaaaattcatAGAAAAATGTATGTACATTGAACTCAAACGAATcttatattctattttaattagtGCTTCTAATTTAGTTACTTGTCTTAATATAAgttacttttttttctatttgtaaaAAGTATCTTTGATTATTAGGTTACTAAAATAGAGTGAGATTATTAGGACCACGTACCTTTCTACTTGAACTAACTGAAAAAGGGGTTGAAAAAACAAGCAAAGACTGATTCTAGGTATTCTACACAAAAATTACTGTACATTATTATAAGCATCCAAATATAGAGATACCAAAAgcaattcttttaaaattaatatattctcATCatgttattctatttttctttaaaaagaatGTAATTAATTGTCTATATGGAACTGGAAATATGGGAAATTGTAGAATTATAGTGCCAATAAACTTTGGAATCCATTAAGGTAGCTGTTAgtagagagacagagacagaaagattgagattgagagacagagactaatagacagagattaaaataaattttagtattctatttggtgcaaagtgggagaaagaaattgaaaaaagaatgaaattcaaatttaatttgtacaaagggtaaaattggaattaactaattgaaataaaagtatttgttataaaatattattaaagttttagtctctATCTCTAACAATTTTAATCCTCTATGTTCTCACTTTTTGAaggtactaaaatactgaaattttagaaatagtaatagaaattttagtaccagtctctgaaccaacaaacatgatactgagtttcAGTCTTCCAATCTCTATCTTAGTAGGCACAGGATTCGGTGGTCCAGAAACCTTTGGACCACTTAGTGGTCcaagtagaaaacatgtttttagagttattttatcaattgctacgtagtccttgaactaattttaattacaaatcaactccatatattttatttaattataaaaatagtttttattttataaattattattttatcaattatctattatatttattaacaatcaaatacaaaaataacaaccaattatatcctccattcatcctaataattccaattgattaaataattaactttgatctcgttacgttcgtccatggcttccaaatcgtgtttccttgaaattcaatcgattggtttttcaaaacaatcgattgaatgataactcaatcgattggtttacactatatcacaaaacaatcgattgaaagttgtaaggtagaatgataaaaagcttataccaatcgattgtttatactttccaatcgaatgaatgtctcaaaacaatcgattgttgttgttactcaatcgattgaattcacgaaaacaacatggatttgccaaatacaatcgattggaaagtgatgacattgaagttttagccaaattcaatcgattggtaatgtaatccaatcgattggaaggtgatgaagttgaatgttttgccaatttcaatcgattggtaatggtacccaa includes:
- the LOC112712595 gene encoding aquaporin PIP2-2, coding for MTKDLEVTERGSFSGKDYHDPPPAPLIDAEELTKWSFYRALIAEFIATLLFLYITVLTVIGYKSQSDPKAGGDMCGGVGILGIAWAFGGMIFILVYCTAGISGGHINPAVTFGLFLARKVSLIRAILYMVAQCLGAICGVGLVKAFQTSLYVRYGGGANSLADGYSKGTGLGAEIIGTFVLVYTVFSATDPKRNARDSHVPVLAPLPIGFAVFMVHLATIPVTGTGINPARSLGAAVIYNKSKPWDDHWIFWVGPFIGAAIAAFYHQFILRAGAAKALGSFRSNPNV